The following coding sequences lie in one Rutidosis leptorrhynchoides isolate AG116_Rl617_1_P2 chromosome 4, CSIRO_AGI_Rlap_v1, whole genome shotgun sequence genomic window:
- the LOC139844922 gene encoding small ribosomal subunit protein mS33-like — protein MMSSSSLRTMLAQAAVRGVSEARAKVFGHVLNETGHRSAHKILRKKFIGEKVVAWYPNDVQKEDPLIVQRREQERLSKLEMLKRRGKGPPKKGQGKRAAKRNK, from the exons ATGATGAGCTCTTCGAGCTTAAGAACCATGTTGGCTCAAGCTGCAGTTAGAGGAGTATCAGAGGCAAGGGCAAAGGTATTTGGCCATGTACTTAACGAAACTGGTCATAGATCGGCCCACAAAATTTTACGCAAGAAATTCATTGGCGAAAAAGTTGTGGCATGGTATCCAAACGACGTCCAGAAAGAGGACCCTCTTATCGTGCAACGTAGAGAACAAGA GCGTTTATCTAAACTTGAAATGTTGAAGCGTCGTGGCAAGGGACCACCTAAGAAGGGACAAGGAAAGCGTGCTGCTAAACGTAACAAATAG